One Stegostoma tigrinum isolate sSteTig4 chromosome 47, sSteTig4.hap1, whole genome shotgun sequence genomic window carries:
- the flad1 gene encoding FAD synthase — MARRQLPQLTNGRAEKRKRLWDLMYCSRRILRAAFRVKRLSCQLLPMDGVSTVTNTSEEHACPVVTAGIIIIGDEILKGQTQDTNSFFMCQTLRSLGVKVEKVSVIGDEVGAIAEEVASFSRRYRHVLTSGGIGPTHDDVTFEGVARAFGETTHTHPELASLLRGFYRGRENGGASSVGPEMKLARVPLSARLHYGQEGARLPYPLVSVRNVYVFPGIPALLRRALAGLEHLFRNEGLRYSTRELFVDAEETAIAPVLDEAHRRFGHKLSLGSYPDWTSNYYRVKLTLDSDSKGPLEEARLFLAERLPPGSVVPLVKDPVSVSVRDVYGLAQSESRLGQKVAAALKTLEDALAQYSLSEICVGFNGGKDCTALLHLFHAAVSRMYPDQENQLQALYIRIISAFPEMEQFIQDTCKRYQLQIYTVCGNIREALTDLKTRQPDIQAVLMGTRRTDPYSRTLSPMCVTDPGWPQYMRVNPLLVGTRWLQTPPCPSPGYTSLGSMENTSKNPTLCYINHLGLSRYRPAYLLEKEENERSSRT; from the exons GAAGCGGCTGTGGGATTTGATGTACTGCTCTCGGAGGATTCTCAGAGCTGCTTTCCGTGTGAAGAGACTGAGCTGCCAGCTGCTGCCCATGGATGGTGTGAGTACTGTCACTAACACCAGTGAGGAGCACGCCTGTCCTGTTGTCACCGCTGGGATCATCATCATCGGTGATGAGATCTTAAAG GGTCAGACACAGGATACCAACTCATTCTTCATGTGCCAAACCCTGCGCTCGCTGGGGGTCAAGGTGGAGAAGGTGTCAGTGATCGGGGACGAGGTAGGCGCCATCGCAGAGGAGGTGGCCAGCTTCTCCAGGCGCTACCGCCACGTGCTGACATCTGGGGGGATCGGGCCGACTCACGACGACGTGACCTTCGAGGGGGTGGCGCGGGCCTTCGGGGagaccacccacacccacccggAGCTGGCGTCGCTGCTGAGGGGCTTCTACAGGGGCCGGGAGAACGGAGGCGCCAGCTCCGTGGGGCCCGAGATGAAGCTGGCCCGGGTGCCCCTCTCCGCCCGGCTGCACTACGGCCAGGAAGGAGCCCGCCTCCCCTACCCGCTGGTCAGCGTCCGCAATGTCTACGTCTTCCCGGGCATCCCGGCCCTGCTGCGGAGGGCCCTGGCAGGCCTGGAGCACCTGTTCCGCAACGAGGGGCTGCGCTATTCGACCCGGGAGCTCTTCGTCGACGCCGAGGAGACAGCCATCGCCCCGGTGCTGGATGAGGCCCACCGGCGCTTCGGCCACAAGCTCAGCCTGGGCTCCTACCCCGACTGGACCAGCAACTATTACCGGGTGAAGCTGACCCTCGACTCGGACAGCAAGGGGCCCCTGGAGGAGGCGAGACTCTTCCTGGCGGAGCGGCTGCCCCCGGGCTCCGTCGTCCCCCTGGTGAAGGACCCTGTTTCGGTCTCGGTGCGTGATGTTTACGGGCTGGCTCAGTCAG AGTCGCGGCTCGGCCAGAAGGTGGCAGCAGCACTGAAGACGCTGGAGGATGCCCTGGCCCAGTACAGCCTGTCGGAGATATGTGTGGGATTTAACGGGGGGAAGGACTGCACCGCACTGCTACACCTCTTCCACGCTGCAGTCAGCAG GATGTATCCGGACCAGGAGAACCAGCTGCAGGCTCTGTACATCCGAATCATTTCGGCATTCCCAGAAATGGAGCAGTTTATTCAGGACACGTGTAAGAG GTACCAGCTGCAGATTTACACGGTGTGCGGGAATATCAGAGAGGCCCTGACTGACCTGAAGACGCGGCAGCCTGACATCCAGGCCGTGCTGATGGGCACGCGCCGAACAGACCCGTACTCTCGGACGCTCAGCCCCATGTGCGTGACTGACCCTGGGTGGCCTCAGTACATGCGGGTCAACCCATTGCTGGTGGGTACCAGGTGGCTGCAGACCCCACCCTGCCCCAGTCCTGG tTACACCTCCCTGGGGAGTATGGAGAACACGTCGAAGAACCCCACTCTGTGCTACATTAACCACCTCGGCCTCAGCAGGTACAGACCTGCCTACCTGCTGGAGAAGGAGGAGAATGAGCGATCCTCTAGGACATAG